From a region of the Mauremys mutica isolate MM-2020 ecotype Southern chromosome 12, ASM2049712v1, whole genome shotgun sequence genome:
- the LOC123344981 gene encoding C-type lectin domain family 2 member D-like, with protein MGLTQRREPENSAEDPLNNNGDQERAGQPGGRRWAKPWERCTRKFLFILLIIAVAVIVALSGVALKLGFDPLRSPAVPWCPDGWVGYLGKCYYFSEAEGNWTFSQNNCSSFGASLAGIDTLPEKAFMLRYKGLSEHWIGLRREEGEPWRWVNGAEFNNLFEIRADGNCAYLNDKAVGSSWCHTLRNWICTQHDAYTKG; from the exons ATGGGTCTCACTCAGAGAAGAGAGCCTGAGAATTCTGCTGAGGACCCTCTTAATAACAATGGGGATCAAGAGAGGGCAGGACAACCAG gtggCCGGCGTTGGGCCAAGCCCTGGGAACGCTGCACACGTAAATTCCTCTTTATACTCTTGATCATTGCTGTCGCCGTCATTGTGGCTTTGTCAG GGGTAGCACTGAAACTTGGTTTTGATCCTCTGCGCTCCCCTGCTGTCCCTTGGTGCCCTGACGGCTGGGTCGGGTACCTAGGGAAATGTTACTATTTCTCAGAGGCTGAAGGAAACTGGACCTTCAGCCAGAATAACTGCTCCTCCTTCGgcgcctccctggctgggattgACACCCTGCCTGAAAAG GCATTCATGCTGCGCTATAAAGGCCTTTCCGAGCACTGGATCGGCCTGCGGAGGGAAGAGGGTGAGCCCTGGAGATGGGTGAATGGTGCAGAATTCAACAACCT GTTTGAAATCCGAGCTGACGGCAACTGTGCCTATCTGAACGACAAGGCTGTTGGCTCCTCGTGGTGCCACACGCTGCGCAACTGGATCTGCACCCAACACGACGCGTACACGAAGGGCTAG